A window from Streptomyces sp. NBC_00299 encodes these proteins:
- a CDS encoding ABC transporter permease: MKALIRLELTRALRNRKFLFFSVLYPSMLFVLIAGSADSTTKVDGTGLTLPTYMMVSMASFGALTAVLMGNSERIAKERESGWVRQLRLTTLPGRGYVLAKTASAAVVSLPSIVVIFVVAAVVKDVRLDAWQWLALTGAIWAGSLVFAALGVAIGYSATGDAVRPITMIIYFGLSLLGGLWMPTTTFPQWLQDIAAWVPTHAYAALGQAIEQSQAPHAKDLVVLVVSFALFTGGAAWLYRKDTLKA; encoded by the coding sequence ATGAAGGCCCTGATCCGGCTGGAACTCACCCGCGCCCTGCGCAACCGCAAGTTCCTGTTCTTCTCGGTGCTCTACCCGTCCATGCTGTTCGTGCTGATCGCGGGCAGCGCCGACAGCACGACCAAGGTCGACGGCACGGGCCTGACCCTGCCGACCTACATGATGGTCTCCATGGCCTCCTTCGGCGCCCTCACCGCCGTCCTGATGGGCAACAGCGAGCGCATCGCCAAGGAGCGCGAGAGCGGCTGGGTACGGCAACTGCGGCTGACCACCCTGCCGGGCCGCGGATATGTGCTGGCCAAGACCGCGAGTGCCGCCGTGGTCAGCCTGCCGTCGATCGTCGTCATCTTCGTCGTCGCCGCCGTCGTGAAGGACGTACGACTGGATGCCTGGCAGTGGCTCGCCCTCACCGGTGCGATCTGGGCCGGGAGCCTGGTCTTCGCCGCGCTCGGGGTGGCGATCGGGTACTCCGCGACCGGTGACGCGGTACGCCCGATCACGATGATCATCTACTTCGGCCTGTCGCTGCTCGGCGGCCTGTGGATGCCCACGACGACCTTCCCGCAGTGGCTCCAGGACATCGCCGCCTGGGTACCCACGCACGCGTACGCTGCGCTGGGGCAGGCCATCGAGCAGAGCCAGGCCCCGCACGCGAAGGACCTCGTCGTCCTCGTCGTCTCCTTCGCCCTGTTCACGGGCGGCGCGGCCTGGCTGTACCGGAAGGACACGTTGAAGGCGTGA
- a CDS encoding GNAT family N-acetyltransferase, translated as MEISATGRLEVRITAADVGKRVSVRRLNDPAAEGEKFTDTVGVLASWDDGVLLITRKSGETVRIAESSLVAGKVVPAAPARRRGPAASYQELAHVAARAWRPVESERLGEWELRAASGFTRRANSVLPLGDPGLPLPAALDVVRRWYGDRGLPAYVQTATGAEGTQELLCAELERLGWVREVSAEMWIGALAPVADRAEDAGVVLVREADEAWLARYQRKGVSEVALKVLESGPSVWFATVPSAEGGAPAAIGRCVVDGRWAGFAAVEVDPALRRQGLATRVMAALARQALDEGASAAWLQVEAENVGAREMYAGMGFAAHHAYHHYRSP; from the coding sequence GTGGAAATCTCAGCGACGGGACGCCTTGAGGTCCGTATCACCGCTGCTGACGTGGGCAAACGGGTCTCCGTACGCCGCCTGAACGATCCTGCGGCCGAGGGTGAGAAGTTCACCGACACGGTGGGTGTTCTCGCATCATGGGACGACGGTGTGCTGCTGATCACACGGAAGAGTGGCGAGACCGTCCGCATCGCGGAATCGTCGCTGGTGGCGGGGAAGGTAGTGCCAGCCGCTCCCGCCCGTCGCCGAGGGCCCGCCGCCTCGTACCAGGAACTCGCGCACGTCGCCGCGCGCGCGTGGCGGCCCGTCGAGAGCGAACGGCTCGGCGAGTGGGAGCTGCGCGCGGCGTCCGGGTTCACCCGGCGGGCCAACTCGGTGCTGCCGCTCGGTGACCCCGGCCTACCGCTGCCGGCCGCGCTGGACGTCGTACGGCGCTGGTACGGCGACCGGGGGCTCCCCGCCTACGTCCAGACCGCGACCGGGGCCGAGGGCACGCAGGAGCTGCTGTGCGCGGAGCTGGAGCGGCTCGGGTGGGTGCGGGAGGTGTCTGCCGAGATGTGGATCGGGGCGCTCGCGCCCGTCGCCGACCGGGCCGAGGACGCCGGAGTGGTGCTGGTCCGGGAGGCGGACGAGGCTTGGCTTGCCCGGTATCAGCGCAAGGGGGTGAGCGAGGTGGCCCTGAAGGTGCTGGAGAGCGGGCCGTCGGTGTGGTTCGCGACCGTTCCGAGTGCGGAGGGTGGTGCGCCTGCCGCGATCGGGCGCTGTGTCGTGGACGGGCGGTGGGCCGGGTTCGCCGCCGTGGAGGTCGATCCGGCGCTGCGGCGGCAGGGGCTGGCCACGCGGGTGATGGCCGCGCTGGCCCGGCAGGCCCTCGACGAGGGGGCGTCGGCGGCGTGGCTGCAGGTCGAGGCGGAGAACGTGGGCGCGCGGGAGATGTACGCCGGGATGGGGTTCGCCGCGCATCATGCCTACCACCACTATCGATCTCCGTGA
- a CDS encoding DUF6113 family protein, with the protein MSSMLAQPLKRPSALRVLVHVGLFVLGAVVGVAGALVQPAWFPGGLLLALAGEAGLCLGAARAMGSRAAAVAPAGGWMITVILLTASRPEGDFVFGTGAASYLFLLGGMAVAVICATLAPVRQPGGDGVRLAK; encoded by the coding sequence ATGAGCTCGATGCTCGCCCAGCCGCTGAAGCGGCCCTCCGCCCTGCGGGTCCTCGTCCACGTCGGGCTCTTCGTGCTCGGCGCGGTCGTCGGCGTGGCCGGGGCGCTGGTGCAGCCCGCGTGGTTCCCGGGCGGCCTGCTGCTCGCCCTCGCGGGCGAGGCCGGGCTCTGCCTGGGCGCCGCCCGGGCGATGGGCAGCCGGGCCGCGGCCGTCGCCCCCGCCGGCGGCTGGATGATCACCGTCATCCTGCTCACCGCCAGCCGCCCCGAAGGTGACTTCGTCTTCGGCACAGGCGCCGCCTCCTACCTCTTCCTGCTCGGCGGCATGGCCGTGGCTGTGATCTGCGCCACCCTCGCGCCCGTGCGGCAACCGGGTGGCGACGGCGTCCGACTTGCCAAGTGA
- a CDS encoding ABC transporter ATP-binding protein gives MTTTALNTTTEVVGFDQVGKSYGDVRAVDGLTLALHPGETVALLGPNGAGKSTTLDLLLGLKRPDSGSVGVLGTDPREAIVAGRVGAMLQSGGLMGEVTVAEMVRLACDLHPRPYPVSDVLARAGITQIADRKVDKLSGGQSQRVRFALATAGDSDLIVLDEPTTGMDVTTRQAFWATMREQADQGRTVLFATHYLEEADAIADRVLVLHRGRLLADGTAAEIKAKAGTRRISFDLADGPVDEAALRELPFLTTLTVSHSGSAAGSGRTVRIQSSDADATVHALYGLGLYPRNLEVAGLGLEQAFVAITAAEEARTS, from the coding sequence ATGACAACGACAGCGTTGAACACGACGACTGAGGTAGTCGGATTCGACCAGGTGGGCAAGAGCTACGGGGACGTACGGGCCGTCGACGGCCTCACGCTCGCGCTGCACCCGGGGGAGACCGTTGCCCTGCTCGGCCCGAACGGGGCCGGCAAGTCCACCACGCTCGATCTGCTGCTCGGCCTCAAGCGCCCCGACAGCGGAAGCGTCGGCGTCTTGGGCACCGACCCGCGCGAGGCGATCGTCGCCGGCCGGGTGGGGGCCATGCTCCAGAGCGGCGGGCTGATGGGCGAAGTCACGGTCGCCGAGATGGTGCGGCTGGCCTGCGATCTGCATCCGCGGCCGTACCCGGTCTCCGACGTGCTCGCCCGCGCGGGCATCACGCAGATCGCCGACCGCAAGGTCGACAAGCTCTCCGGCGGCCAGTCCCAGCGCGTCCGCTTCGCCCTCGCGACGGCCGGCGACAGCGACCTCATCGTCCTCGACGAGCCCACCACGGGCATGGACGTCACCACCCGCCAGGCCTTCTGGGCCACCATGCGCGAACAGGCCGACCAGGGCCGTACGGTCCTGTTCGCCACGCACTACCTGGAAGAGGCGGACGCGATCGCCGACCGGGTGCTGGTCCTGCACCGCGGCCGGCTGCTGGCCGACGGCACCGCGGCCGAGATCAAGGCGAAGGCGGGGACGCGGCGGATCTCCTTCGACCTGGCCGACGGCCCCGTCGACGAGGCCGCCCTGCGCGAGTTGCCCTTCCTCACCACGCTCACGGTGTCCCACAGCGGCTCCGCCGCGGGGTCCGGCCGGACCGTGCGCATCCAGTCCTCCGACGCCGACGCGACCGTCCACGCCCTCTACGGGCTCGGCCTCTACCCCCGCAACCTGGAAGTCGCCGGGCTCGGCCTCGAGCAGGCGTTCGTCGCCATCACCGCCGCCGAGGAGGCACGTACGTCATGA
- the fdxA gene encoding ferredoxin has translation MTYVIAQPCVDVKDKACIEECPVDCIYEGQRSLYIHPDECVDCGACEPVCPVEAIFYEDDTPEEWKDYYKANVEFFDELGSPGGASKLGLIERDHPFVAALPPQAE, from the coding sequence GTGACCTACGTCATCGCGCAGCCTTGTGTCGACGTCAAGGACAAGGCGTGCATCGAGGAGTGCCCGGTCGACTGCATCTACGAGGGCCAGCGGTCCTTGTACATCCACCCGGACGAATGCGTCGACTGTGGTGCCTGTGAGCCGGTCTGCCCGGTCGAGGCGATCTTCTACGAGGACGACACTCCGGAGGAGTGGAAGGACTACTACAAGGCGAACGTCGAGTTCTTCGACGAGCTCGGCTCCCCCGGCGGCGCCAGCAAGCTGGGCCTGATCGAGCGCGACCACCCGTTCGTCGCCGCGCTCCCGCCGCAGGCCGAGTAA
- a CDS encoding response regulator transcription factor, translating into MSRTIKVLLAEDQSMVREALAALLGLEEDIEVVAQVARGDEVLAAARDHDVDVALLDIEMPGATGIEAAALLHKELPAVKLVVLTTFGRPGYLRSAMESGADAFLVKDAPAAQLAEAIRKVLAGERVIDPTLAAAALAEGANPLTDREREILRAAEDGSTNAELAASLHLSQGTVRNYLSTAIQKLAVRNRAEAVRIAREKGWL; encoded by the coding sequence ATGAGCCGCACGATCAAGGTCCTCCTCGCCGAGGACCAGTCGATGGTCCGCGAGGCCCTGGCCGCCCTGCTCGGCCTGGAGGAGGACATCGAGGTCGTCGCCCAGGTGGCCCGCGGCGACGAGGTCCTGGCGGCGGCTCGCGACCACGACGTGGACGTGGCGCTCCTGGACATCGAAATGCCGGGCGCGACGGGCATCGAGGCGGCGGCACTCCTGCACAAGGAGCTGCCGGCCGTGAAGCTGGTCGTCCTCACGACCTTCGGCCGCCCCGGCTACCTCCGCAGCGCGATGGAGTCCGGCGCCGACGCCTTCCTGGTCAAGGACGCCCCCGCGGCCCAACTCGCCGAGGCGATACGCAAGGTCCTGGCAGGCGAACGGGTCATCGACCCCACCCTGGCGGCAGCGGCCCTGGCGGAGGGCGCCAACCCCTTGACCGACCGCGAGCGAGAGATCCTCCGAGCAGCGGAGGACGGCTCCACGAACGCCGAACTGGCGGCGTCCCTGCATCTGTCCCAGGGCACGGTCCGCAACTACCTCTCGACGGCCATCCAGAAACTGGCGGTACGGAACAGGGCGGAGGCGGTACGGATCGCGAGGGAGAAGGGCTGGCTGTAG
- a CDS encoding ATP-binding protein has product MSLPLTRRIARAALLVAAGAAAGVGAAGSASAAPELPDASKVGGLTALDGASVVDGAATNATGLAGGAVDTAVDNALPTATKASGKVTKTGGKAAKKAVPTATKAGSKVTKKATPAAQETAGGVAGSVGTVLGDAAGSGVPATGALPVQGLPIG; this is encoded by the coding sequence ATGTCCCTCCCCCTGACCCGCCGGATCGCCCGTGCCGCGCTGCTCGTCGCTGCGGGAGCGGCTGCCGGGGTCGGTGCGGCCGGCTCCGCCAGCGCGGCCCCCGAACTGCCCGACGCCTCCAAGGTCGGCGGGCTGACCGCCCTGGACGGCGCGAGCGTCGTTGACGGCGCGGCCACGAACGCCACCGGGCTCGCGGGTGGCGCCGTCGACACCGCGGTCGACAACGCGCTGCCGACCGCGACGAAGGCCAGTGGCAAGGTGACCAAGACCGGCGGCAAGGCCGCGAAGAAGGCGGTGCCGACGGCGACCAAGGCCGGCAGCAAGGTCACGAAGAAGGCGACGCCCGCGGCGCAGGAGACCGCGGGCGGTGTGGCCGGGTCGGTCGGGACCGTTCTCGGTGACGCGGCCGGGTCCGGCGTCCCGGCGACCGGGGCGCTGCCGGTGCAGGGGCTTCCCATCGGCTGA
- a CDS encoding bifunctional succinyldiaminopimelate transaminase/glutamate-prephenate aminotransferase, giving the protein MSAVSDRLPAFPWDKLEPYKKTAAAHPDGIVDLSVGTPVDPVPELIQKALIDAADSPGYPTVWGTPALRDAITGWVERRLGAREVTHRHVLPIVGSKELVAWLPTQLGLGPGDRVAYPRLAYPTYEVGARLARADHEVYDDPTDLDPAGLKLLWLNSPSNPTGKVLSKDELTRIVAWARSHGILIFSDECYLELGWEADPVSVLHPDVNGGSYDGIVAVHSLSKRSNLAGYRAAFLAGDPAVLSPLLQIRKHGGMMTSAPTQAAVVAALGDDEHVRLQRDRYAARRTALREALLRHGFRIEHSEASLYLWATKDESCWTTVSALADLGILVAPGDFYGEAGAHHVRVAFTATDERVRAAVQRLT; this is encoded by the coding sequence GTGTCCGCAGTCTCCGACCGACTTCCGGCCTTCCCCTGGGACAAGCTGGAGCCGTACAAGAAGACGGCCGCCGCGCACCCCGACGGCATCGTCGACCTCTCCGTCGGCACGCCCGTCGACCCGGTCCCCGAGCTGATCCAGAAGGCCCTGATCGACGCGGCGGACTCCCCGGGCTATCCGACGGTCTGGGGCACCCCGGCGCTGCGTGACGCGATCACGGGCTGGGTGGAGCGCCGCCTGGGCGCCCGTGAGGTCACCCACCGGCACGTCCTGCCGATCGTCGGCTCCAAGGAACTGGTCGCCTGGCTCCCCACCCAGCTGGGCCTCGGCCCCGGCGACAGGGTGGCCTACCCGCGGCTCGCCTACCCGACGTACGAGGTCGGCGCCCGCCTCGCCCGTGCCGACCACGAGGTCTACGACGACCCGACCGACCTGGACCCGGCCGGCCTGAAGCTCCTCTGGCTGAACTCCCCGTCGAACCCGACGGGCAAGGTCCTGTCCAAGGACGAGCTCACCCGGATCGTGGCGTGGGCCCGCTCGCACGGCATCCTGATCTTCTCCGACGAGTGCTACCTGGAGCTGGGCTGGGAGGCCGACCCGGTCTCGGTCCTGCACCCGGACGTGAACGGCGGCTCGTACGACGGCATCGTCGCCGTCCACAGCCTCTCCAAGCGCTCGAACCTGGCCGGCTACCGCGCGGCGTTCCTGGCCGGCGACCCCGCGGTCCTGTCGCCCCTCCTGCAGATCCGCAAGCACGGCGGCATGATGACGTCGGCCCCGACCCAGGCGGCCGTCGTCGCGGCCCTCGGCGACGACGAACACGTCCGCCTCCAGCGCGACCGCTACGCCGCCCGCCGCACGGCCCTGCGCGAGGCCCTGCTCCGCCACGGCTTCCGCATCGAGCACAGCGAGGCCAGCCTCTACCTCTGGGCCACCAAGGACGAGTCCTGCTGGACGACGGTCTCGGCCCTGGCCGACCTGGGCATCCTCGTGGCCCCGGGCGACTTCTACGGCGAGGCGGGCGCCCACCACGTACGAGTCGCCTTCACAGCGACGGACGAGCGCGTGCGGGCAGCGGTACAGCGCCTGACGTAA
- the mshB gene encoding N-acetyl-1-D-myo-inositol-2-amino-2-deoxy-alpha-D-glucopyranoside deacetylase yields MTELPDRRLLLVHAHPDDESINNGATMAKYAAEGARVTLVTCTLGEHGEVIPPELHHLTGAELGEHRLGELTAAMRELGVEDFRLLGGKGRYEDSGMMGIADNDDPASLWQADVDEAARELVEVILEVRPQVLVTYDPDGGYGHPDHIQAHRVAMRATELAADAGWRIPKIYWNRVPRTVAEEAFARLQADLPGLPFAKAATVGDVPGVVDDERITTVIDGTAHAPAKAAAMRAHATQIDVAEPYFALSNELAQPLFTTEYYELVRGERAARTESDLFAGVAVAVEEAS; encoded by the coding sequence ATGACGGAACTGCCCGACCGGCGTCTGCTCCTGGTGCACGCGCACCCGGACGACGAGTCGATCAACAACGGCGCGACGATGGCCAAGTACGCGGCCGAGGGTGCCCGGGTGACCCTGGTCACCTGCACCCTGGGTGAGCACGGCGAGGTCATTCCCCCCGAGCTGCACCACCTGACCGGAGCCGAGCTCGGCGAACACCGCCTGGGCGAGCTCACGGCCGCGATGCGCGAGCTCGGCGTCGAGGACTTCCGTCTCCTCGGCGGCAAGGGCCGCTACGAGGACTCGGGGATGATGGGCATCGCCGACAACGACGACCCCGCGAGCCTGTGGCAGGCGGACGTCGACGAGGCGGCCCGGGAGCTCGTCGAGGTGATCCTGGAGGTACGCCCCCAGGTCCTCGTCACCTACGACCCCGACGGCGGCTACGGCCACCCCGACCACATCCAGGCCCACCGCGTAGCCATGCGCGCGACCGAGCTGGCAGCCGACGCCGGGTGGCGGATCCCCAAGATCTACTGGAACCGCGTCCCGCGCACGGTCGCCGAGGAGGCCTTCGCCCGACTTCAGGCGGACCTGCCCGGATTGCCCTTCGCCAAGGCCGCCACCGTCGGCGACGTGCCGGGTGTCGTGGACGACGAGCGGATCACCACCGTGATCGACGGCACCGCCCACGCCCCCGCCAAGGCCGCCGCGATGCGGGCGCACGCCACGCAGATCGACGTGGCCGAGCCGTACTTCGCGCTCTCCAATGAACTTGCGCAACCCCTCTTCACCACCGAGTACTACGAGTTGGTGCGCGGGGAGAGGGCGGCGCGGACGGAGTCCGATCTGTTCGCCGGTGTCGCCGTCGCCGTCGAGGAGGCGTCATGA
- a CDS encoding S9 family peptidase, translating to MTTEPVSFPRRHARTQRFTFGAPRAFTVAPDGSRVVFLRSTSGTDPASSLWVLDTADGGERVAADPRALLGGTSEDLSPEERARRERSREGGAGIVSHATDAAVELASFALSGRLFTAELRAGTARELPVPGPVIDPRPSPDGRHIAYVAQGALRVVGAEGEGDRALAEPESEGVTYGLAEFIAAEEMGRYRGFWWGPESDLLLVARADDTPVRRWWISDPAHPEREPQRVAYPAAGTPNADVRLFVIGLGGVRTEVSWDRARYPYLARVHWSAAGAPLLLVQARDQHSQLFLAVDPATGATRMVHADEDPQWLDLFPGVPCWSPAGHLVRIADEGGARVLAVGERPLTGPQLHVRAVLDVTSDDVLISASAGEAAAVPEIGEVHVYRVNELGMERVSQEPGVHSAVRAGGVTVLASHALDRPGAQIQVLRDGKPVATVRSHAEDPGLTPRVTLTEGGARRIPCAVLMPRDYAGDTPLPVLLDPYGGPHSSRVVAAHNAYLTSQWFADQGFAVVVADGRGTPGRSPGWEKAIKDDIAAIVVQDQVEALHALAERFPLDLTRVAIRGWSFGGYLAGLAALRRPDVFHAAVVGAPVTDLRLYDTHYQERYIGHPDEQPEVYRRNSLIDDSGLVDPAEPHRPMMIVHGLADDNVVVAHSLRLSSALLAAGRPHEVLPLSGVTHMTPQEAVAENLLLLQLDFLQRSLA from the coding sequence ATGACGACCGAGCCTGTGTCCTTCCCCCGACGGCACGCCCGCACCCAGAGGTTCACCTTCGGCGCTCCGCGCGCATTCACGGTGGCGCCCGACGGTTCCCGAGTCGTGTTCCTGCGCTCCACCTCCGGTACGGATCCGGCGAGTTCGCTGTGGGTGCTCGACACCGCGGACGGCGGGGAGCGCGTGGCGGCCGACCCGCGCGCCCTCCTGGGCGGCACCTCGGAGGACCTCTCGCCCGAGGAGCGGGCACGCCGCGAGCGCAGCCGTGAGGGCGGCGCCGGCATCGTCTCCCACGCCACCGACGCGGCCGTCGAGTTGGCCTCTTTTGCCTTGTCAGGGCGGCTTTTCACGGCCGAACTGCGGGCCGGTACAGCACGTGAACTCCCGGTCCCCGGACCGGTGATCGACCCCCGCCCCTCCCCCGACGGACGGCACATCGCGTACGTCGCGCAGGGTGCCCTGCGGGTGGTGGGCGCCGAGGGCGAGGGCGACCGTGCGCTCGCCGAGCCGGAGTCGGAGGGGGTGACCTACGGCCTGGCGGAGTTCATCGCGGCCGAGGAGATGGGGCGCTACCGGGGCTTCTGGTGGGGTCCGGAGTCGGACCTGCTGCTGGTGGCGCGGGCGGACGACACGCCGGTGCGCAGGTGGTGGATCTCCGATCCGGCGCATCCGGAGCGCGAGCCGCAGCGGGTGGCGTACCCGGCGGCGGGAACGCCGAACGCGGACGTACGGCTGTTCGTGATCGGTCTGGGCGGGGTGCGCACCGAGGTCTCCTGGGACCGGGCGCGGTACCCGTATCTGGCGCGAGTCCACTGGTCAGCGGCGGGTGCACCGCTGCTGCTCGTACAGGCGCGCGACCAGCACAGTCAGCTGTTCCTGGCAGTGGACCCGGCGACGGGGGCAACCCGGATGGTGCATGCTGACGAAGATCCACAATGGCTGGATCTTTTCCCTGGCGTGCCCTGCTGGAGCCCGGCGGGGCATCTCGTGCGCATCGCCGACGAGGGCGGCGCGCGGGTCCTCGCGGTGGGGGAACGCCCGCTGACCGGACCGCAGTTGCACGTACGCGCGGTGCTGGACGTCACCTCGGACGACGTGCTGATCTCGGCGTCGGCGGGCGAGGCCGCGGCCGTTCCCGAGATCGGCGAGGTGCACGTGTACCGGGTGAACGAGCTCGGCATGGAGCGCGTTTCACAGGAGCCCGGCGTGCACTCGGCGGTGCGCGCTGGGGGCGTGACAGTGTTGGCGTCCCATGCGCTTGACCGGCCCGGCGCCCAGATCCAGGTGCTGCGAGACGGGAAGCCGGTGGCGACGGTCCGGTCGCATGCGGAAGATCCCGGTTTGACCCCGCGCGTGACACTCACCGAGGGGGGCGCACGCCGCATCCCGTGCGCTGTGCTTATGCCTCGGGACTACGCCGGTGACACCCCGCTGCCGGTTCTGCTGGACCCCTACGGTGGCCCGCACTCCTCCCGGGTGGTCGCCGCGCACAACGCGTACCTCACCTCACAGTGGTTCGCCGACCAGGGGTTCGCGGTGGTCGTCGCGGACGGGCGCGGTACGCCGGGGCGCTCGCCCGGGTGGGAGAAGGCCATCAAGGACGACATCGCGGCGATCGTGGTGCAGGACCAGGTCGAGGCGCTGCACGCGCTCGCCGAGCGGTTCCCGCTCGATCTGACCCGCGTGGCCATCCGGGGCTGGTCCTTCGGCGGCTATCTGGCGGGGCTCGCCGCGCTTCGCCGCCCGGACGTCTTCCACGCTGCGGTCGTCGGCGCGCCGGTCACCGATCTGCGCCTGTACGACACCCACTACCAGGAGCGGTACATCGGACACCCCGACGAGCAGCCGGAGGTCTACCGCCGCAACTCGCTGATCGACGACTCGGGCCTGGTGGACCCGGCCGAACCGCACCGCCCGATGATGATCGTCCACGGCCTCGCGGACGACAACGTGGTCGTCGCCCACTCCCTGCGCCTGTCCTCGGCCCTCCTCGCCGCGGGCCGTCCGCACGAGGTGCTGCCGCTGTCCGGCGTCACGCACATGACCCCGCAGGAAGCGGTCGCGGAGAACCTGCTGCTGCTCCAGCTGGACTTCCTGCAGCGGTCCCTGGCATAG
- a CDS encoding transglutaminase-like domain-containing protein, producing MRPPYPPPPERSAELRRRFAEEARSERPDLSMLCLLVGAEADGALDESGMDSVQVELDALAGQLPFRPGGPRAWAVALRELLGERYGFRGSAADYQRLESSLLHEVVQRRRGLPILLSVVWMEVARRAGAPVYGVALPGHFVVGFGPTDEQVLADPFDGGRVLTGGDAELLVAGATGAPLDPSMLSPADPLDVVLRILNNVRAWAATRPERSDVALWAVELSLLLPSHPARLRFERAQLLVQRGDFVEGAVELEEYAELICAVDEGAAEQVRGQARAARALLN from the coding sequence ATGCGTCCCCCCTACCCCCCACCGCCCGAACGCTCCGCCGAGCTGCGGAGGCGGTTCGCCGAAGAGGCGCGGTCCGAGCGGCCCGATCTGTCCATGCTGTGTCTGCTGGTGGGAGCCGAGGCGGACGGGGCGCTGGACGAGTCGGGGATGGATTCCGTACAGGTGGAGCTGGATGCCCTGGCCGGACAGCTGCCGTTCCGGCCGGGCGGGCCGAGAGCGTGGGCCGTGGCCCTGCGGGAGCTGCTCGGGGAGCGGTACGGGTTTCGCGGCTCGGCCGCTGACTATCAGCGGCTGGAGTCGTCGTTGCTGCACGAGGTGGTTCAGCGGCGGCGTGGGCTGCCGATCCTGTTGTCGGTGGTGTGGATGGAGGTGGCCCGGCGGGCGGGGGCCCCGGTGTACGGGGTCGCGCTGCCCGGACACTTCGTCGTGGGGTTCGGGCCGACCGACGAGCAGGTGCTCGCCGATCCGTTCGACGGGGGCCGGGTGCTGACGGGCGGCGATGCGGAGCTGCTGGTGGCGGGGGCCACGGGGGCGCCGCTGGATCCGTCGATGCTGTCGCCGGCCGATCCGCTGGATGTGGTGCTGCGGATTCTGAACAACGTCCGGGCCTGGGCGGCGACTCGGCCCGAGCGGTCGGATGTGGCGCTGTGGGCGGTGGAGCTGTCGCTGCTGCTGCCGTCGCATCCGGCTCGACTGCGGTTCGAGCGGGCGCAGTTGCTTGTCCAGCGGGGGGACTTCGTCGAGGGGGCCGTGGAGTTGGAGGAGTACGCGGAGTTGATCTGTGCGGTGGATGAGGGGGCGGCGGAGCAGGTGCGGGGGCAGGCTCGGGCGGCGCGGGCGTTGCTCAACTGA
- a CDS encoding sensor histidine kinase gives MSGTGVGIGQRPENRRQRFIKLLWTGIWLVYLSAPANDLLHGGHSTGVRILGWIGLAAFVTWYMLLLFRTGRGERNSVVLASLGVLAAQSTVLALTLGREWLVLFVYVSIASGAALPLRMARWTIPAASALMTVIAFATPGGKAFLAGLLIPALLGGFAMTGVRELIRTTVALREARATVAQLAANEERLRLARDLHDLLGHSLSLITIKSELAGRMLPDHPDKAARQVADIEQVSRQALVDVREAVSGYRRPRLAAELAGARVALTAAGVTAELPAEPDLTGVPEDSETALAWALREAVTNVVRHSGARRCTVEVLRRQTLDGPVLELSVEDDGSGDQGPGPGHGLTGLTERLEKAGGTLDAGGTRQGFRLIARVPAAAISADVGSGS, from the coding sequence GTGAGCGGCACTGGCGTCGGGATCGGGCAGCGCCCGGAGAATCGCAGGCAACGGTTCATCAAGCTCCTGTGGACCGGCATCTGGCTGGTGTACCTGAGCGCGCCGGCCAACGACCTGCTGCACGGCGGTCACAGCACGGGCGTGCGGATCCTCGGCTGGATCGGTCTCGCCGCGTTCGTCACCTGGTACATGCTGCTGCTCTTCCGCACCGGCCGGGGCGAGCGCAACAGCGTCGTGCTCGCTTCGCTCGGCGTCCTCGCCGCCCAGTCCACGGTCCTCGCACTGACCCTGGGCCGGGAGTGGCTGGTGCTGTTCGTGTACGTCTCCATCGCGTCCGGCGCGGCCCTGCCGCTGCGCATGGCGCGCTGGACGATCCCGGCCGCGTCCGCGCTGATGACCGTGATCGCGTTCGCGACACCGGGCGGCAAGGCCTTCCTGGCCGGGCTGCTGATCCCGGCCCTGCTGGGCGGCTTCGCCATGACCGGCGTACGCGAACTGATCCGCACGACCGTCGCGCTGCGCGAGGCCCGCGCCACCGTCGCCCAACTGGCCGCCAACGAGGAGAGACTGCGCCTGGCCCGGGACCTGCACGACCTGCTGGGCCACTCCCTCTCCCTGATCACCATCAAGAGCGAACTCGCGGGCCGTATGCTCCCCGACCACCCCGACAAGGCGGCCCGCCAGGTCGCCGACATCGAGCAGGTCAGCCGCCAGGCCCTGGTCGACGTGCGCGAGGCGGTCTCGGGCTACCGCCGCCCGCGCCTCGCGGCGGAACTGGCGGGCGCCAGGGTCGCCCTGACGGCGGCCGGGGTGACGGCCGAACTCCCGGCCGAGCCCGACCTCACCGGCGTCCCCGAGGACAGCGAGACGGCCCTCGCCTGGGCCCTGCGCGAGGCGGTCACCAACGTCGTACGGCACAGCGGGGCCCGGCGCTGCACGGTCGAGGTCCTGCGCCGCCAGACCCTCGACGGCCCGGTCCTCGAACTCTCCGTCGAGGACGACGGCTCCGGCGACCAGGGCCCCGGCCCCGGCCACGGTCTGACCGGCCTCACGGAACGCCTGGAGAAGGCGGGCGGCACCCTGGACGCGGGTGGCACCCGGCAGGGCTTCCGCCTGATCGCCCGCGTCCCGGCCGCCGCGATCTCGGCGGACGTAGGATCCGGTTCATGA